A single window of Leptospira kanakyensis DNA harbors:
- a CDS encoding MBOAT family O-acyltransferase has protein sequence MIFFKYGHFIDQNWAYFTNRSLFAPGFWADVLLPVGISFYTFQSISYLVDVYRKELEPEKRFLSYLLFLSFFPQLVAGPIVTAKSFLPQIRRPLLFPRIPVLFAIFLILLGLFKKMVLADHLAETSDFVFLHVGEVSTKALWVGMFSYSFQIYCDFSGYTDIAQGAALLFGFRLPENFKMPYLSAGFSEFWTRWHISLSQWLKKYIYISLGGNRISENITYRNLFLVMAIGGLWHGASWNFLVWGVCHGILLILERSVFQRFPFWTLDWMRWFRVFFTFLSVSLLWIFFRSSDFASSLCYLQGLFVKKEGFSLPYTFEMNFVYCLLFVLVGHIFGSFYFKDNRQLLDGFKKWENSLGKTAIFGVLVSVSLILIVLFSADSKPFVYFVF, from the coding sequence TTGATATTTTTTAAATATGGTCATTTTATTGATCAAAATTGGGCATATTTTACGAATCGCTCGCTATTTGCCCCTGGTTTTTGGGCAGATGTCCTCCTTCCTGTGGGAATTTCCTTTTATACCTTTCAGTCCATTTCGTATTTAGTGGATGTTTACCGAAAGGAATTGGAGCCTGAAAAGCGTTTTCTTTCCTATTTGCTTTTTCTCTCCTTTTTCCCCCAGTTGGTGGCAGGTCCGATCGTCACGGCAAAGTCCTTTTTGCCCCAAATTCGTAGGCCACTCCTCTTCCCACGGATCCCAGTTCTTTTTGCAATTTTTCTCATTTTGCTTGGGTTATTTAAGAAAATGGTGCTCGCTGATCATTTGGCCGAAACCTCAGACTTTGTATTTCTCCATGTTGGAGAGGTTTCGACAAAAGCTCTTTGGGTGGGAATGTTTTCTTATTCTTTTCAGATCTATTGCGACTTTTCGGGTTATACAGACATTGCCCAGGGAGCGGCACTTCTCTTTGGGTTCCGGTTGCCTGAAAATTTTAAGATGCCTTACCTTTCCGCTGGGTTTTCGGAGTTTTGGACTCGGTGGCATATCTCCCTATCCCAGTGGCTTAAAAAATATATTTATATCTCTCTTGGTGGAAACCGGATTAGCGAAAATATAACTTACAGGAATTTGTTTCTTGTGATGGCCATTGGAGGACTTTGGCACGGGGCTTCTTGGAACTTTCTAGTTTGGGGAGTTTGCCATGGGATTTTACTCATTTTAGAGAGATCGGTTTTTCAGAGATTTCCTTTTTGGACCTTGGATTGGATGCGGTGGTTTCGTGTGTTTTTCACATTCCTTTCTGTGAGTTTACTTTGGATTTTCTTTAGGAGTAGTGATTTTGCCTCTTCTCTGTGCTACCTACAGGGCCTTTTTGTCAAAAAAGAGGGTTTTTCCCTGCCTTATACCTTTGAAATGAACTTTGTTTATTGTTTATTGTTCGTTTTGGTCGGACATATCTTTGGAAGTTTTTATTTTAAAGACAACAGACAATTGTTAGATGGATTTAAAAAATGGGAAAATTCCTTAGGAAAAACGGCTATTTTTGGTGTTTTGGTATCTGTGTCCCTCATTTTGATTGTTTTGTTTTCGGCCGATAGCAAACCTTTTGTGTATTTTGTCTTTTAG
- the asd gene encoding aspartate-semialdehyde dehydrogenase, giving the protein MEKIKVGVLGATGSVGQRFIQLLENHPYFTVTHLAASEKSAGQTYGEVMKSRWKISSDIPAYAKDIIITLPNPEVTKGVQLVFSGLDASIAGEVETAYAEAGVMVLSNSKNHRMDANVPILSAEVNAHHLDVLQFQKTKGKIITNSNCTIMGVTISLKPLMDAFGLKSVMLFSMQAISGAGYPGVPTMDILGNVVPYIGGEEDKAEIEPQKCLGTVKDGIIQSADFKISAHCNRVPVFDGHTVCVSVSFDKKPKKEEILKVWADFQGEPQKLGLPFAPNPAILYREENDRPQPRLDLETGRGMTTVVGRLREDPILDWKWVVLSHNTIRGAAGAAILNAELLYKKGFFN; this is encoded by the coding sequence ATGGAAAAAATCAAAGTTGGAGTCCTGGGAGCAACAGGTTCCGTCGGTCAAAGATTCATTCAACTTTTGGAGAATCACCCTTATTTTACGGTGACTCATTTGGCAGCTTCGGAAAAAAGTGCCGGCCAAACTTATGGTGAAGTGATGAAATCTCGTTGGAAGATTTCATCCGATATCCCTGCTTATGCAAAAGACATTATCATTACGTTACCAAATCCTGAAGTTACGAAGGGCGTGCAACTCGTGTTCAGCGGTCTTGATGCATCCATAGCTGGAGAAGTAGAAACTGCTTACGCGGAAGCGGGGGTTATGGTTCTGTCTAATTCTAAAAATCATAGAATGGATGCGAACGTGCCGATTCTTTCTGCGGAAGTGAATGCACATCATTTGGATGTTTTACAATTCCAAAAGACCAAAGGAAAAATCATTACCAATTCCAATTGTACCATTATGGGTGTTACCATTTCATTGAAACCTCTCATGGATGCTTTTGGTTTAAAGTCTGTTATGTTGTTTTCGATGCAGGCCATTTCTGGTGCTGGATATCCAGGAGTTCCGACTATGGACATTCTTGGAAACGTGGTTCCTTATATTGGTGGTGAAGAAGACAAAGCAGAAATCGAACCACAAAAATGTTTGGGCACAGTGAAAGATGGGATCATCCAATCGGCCGATTTTAAAATTTCAGCTCATTGCAATCGTGTTCCTGTTTTTGACGGACATACGGTTTGTGTTTCTGTTTCTTTTGATAAAAAACCAAAAAAAGAAGAGATTCTTAAAGTTTGGGCCGATTTTCAAGGGGAACCGCAGAAATTGGGATTGCCGTTTGCACCAAACCCGGCTATTCTCTACCGCGAAGAAAATGATAGGCCCCAACCTCGTCTGGATTTAGAGACAGGAAGAGGTATGACGACTGTAGTCGGAAGGCTTCGGGAAGATCCAATTTTGGATTGGAAATGGGTTGTACTTTCGCATAACACGATTCGAGGTGCGGCAGGTGCTGCGATTTTGAATGCAGAGTTATTGTATAAAAAAGGATTTTTTAACTAA
- a CDS encoding phosphatidylinositol phospholipase → MSQPKRVAFQKFLNAMRKLSTEVNDSEICKRLEILMATSKDDLPLAHVNQLLQDPKNFDPKTIPEPYTQYVRHFIYMVKRNGRVPSDLLSGEEERSGADRSGSKAARKQPTSGAKSKRSTNKSTTPVKKGKSSPKSTPKKS, encoded by the coding sequence ATGTCTCAGCCGAAGCGAGTTGCCTTCCAAAAATTTCTCAATGCCATGCGAAAACTCTCTACTGAAGTCAATGACTCAGAGATCTGCAAACGATTGGAAATTCTTATGGCAACCAGTAAGGATGACCTCCCTTTGGCACACGTCAACCAGCTCCTCCAGGATCCAAAAAACTTTGATCCAAAGACCATCCCGGAACCATACACACAGTATGTCCGACATTTCATCTACATGGTCAAACGGAATGGAAGGGTTCCTAGCGACTTATTGTCTGGTGAAGAGGAAAGATCTGGGGCAGACCGCTCTGGTTCCAAGGCAGCAAGAAAACAGCCTACAAGCGGTGCTAAATCAAAACGTAGCACAAACAAATCCACAACTCCTGTGAAGAAGGGGAAGTCTTCCCCTAAATCAACTCCCAAAAAGTCCTAA